One segment of Panicum virgatum strain AP13 chromosome 1K, P.virgatum_v5, whole genome shotgun sequence DNA contains the following:
- the LOC120703201 gene encoding vacuolar protein sorting-associated protein 27-like isoform X3 gives MMRIGAGCNGKESEDGDHKVALRQKKLKAKSFKWRSSNSDMNKVEAGESDEVYDDTVLCSLSTASFSSLVSQKRLRILGKVAAQCDAVDPPVPRKLRSATKKRVGQFVSASSRHVKKRRNLSAISAQISFVDQKTRFNGSSLFTEEEEVVADVLLSLSQISSPSDLTVDKTTADSSNLNVASTSCSEGATKGGDEIVIPPSAANNLASQATCIDKVVGRTNSVPHANPVSGATDQSSNINPPSSENEQMQDLSLGTVVNLPSPSKDSSNNSTPKLQKVRFDDSQSYAAQKPEAPLWLINSNKSDISPHEREKANNSRAQEIVPVVRTSLPHSPDGYFIKPSSSSKLLTAHKNTTTSEASKFTAPVNQDKSYLQPSLVKNFGSTKAWKRSMIHVYVSHVIQRHMNKEKASQNQVKPEEAPLGRSSRSRTGSARPKKNPRDEKFCTVHFDLQVPAQPSAAGMGDAGAGRQKIVSGGNFLNLPNSTALPPGTQQHLQYLHPQMAPRGAMPYQFPHLPYSGGNLAPAAALQQQMPQQYMSNMGYAPRPGLPAASSSAMMKTLHQQQQQQQQQQQQQMGQYHVSQYQPRPDGAPPPAAWHSMSSLRPTMAMIPPPSMPPQMELFYAPYQGGGRQPQQLRLM, from the exons ATGATGCGGATAGGAGCAG GTTGTAACGGAAAGGAGAGTGAAGACGGAGATCACAAGGTGGCATTGAGGCAGAAGAAATTGAAGGCAAAGTCGTTCAAGTGGAGATCAAGCAATAGCGACATGAACAAGGTAGAGGCAGGGGAGTCTGATGAAGTATACGATGATACAGTCCTCTGCTCTCTGTCTACAGCAAGCTTCAGCAGCTTGGTTAGTCAGAAAAGACTGAGGATCCTTGGAAAG GTGGCTGCGCAGTGTGATGCTGTCGATCCTCCAGTTCCAAGAAAGTTAAGATCAG CCACAAAGAAGCGAGTCGGTCAATTTGTTTCTGCATCATCTCGGCATGTCAAAAAGAGACGTAATCTTTCGGCTATCAGTGCTCAAATTTCGTTTGTGGACCAGAAAACAAGATTCAATGGAAGCTCg TTATTTACAGAAGAGGAGGAAGTAGTCGCTGATGTTTTGCTGTCCCTATCTCAAATATCATCTCCTAGTGACCTCACGGTTGACAAGACTACAGCAGATAGctcaaatctaaatgttgcttcaacttcttgttcAGAAG GAGCTACTAAGGGGGGTGACGAAATTGTCATACCGCCAAGTGCTGCTAATAATTTGGCTAGCCAAGCTACCTGCATAGATAAAGTAGTAGGACGAACCAACAGTGTTCCACATGCAAATCCAGTGTCTGGTGCTACAGATCAATCCAGCAACATAAACCCACCTTCATCAGAAAATGAGCAGATGCAGGATCTTTCTTTGGGAACTGTTGTGAATTTACCAAGCCCGTCTAAAGACTCCTCCAATAACAG CACACCAAAGCTCCAGAAAGTGCGGTTTGATGATAGCCAAAGTTATGCAGCACAGAAACCAGAGGCCCCTCTTTGGCTG ATAAattctaataaatctgatatcTCGCCACATGAGAGAGAAAAGGCCAATAATAGCAGGGCACAAG AAATTGTGCCAGTGGTCCGGACTTCCCTGCCTCATTCCCCAGACGGgtacttcataaa GCCCTCTTCGTCAAGCAAACTGCTGACAGCTCATAAAAATACTACTACTTCTGAAGCCTCCAAATTTACAGCACCTGTAAATCAGGACAAG TCTTATCTGCAGCCTTCGCTGGTTAAAAATTTCGGCTCAACAAAGGCATGGAAGAGGAGTATGATCCATGTCTACGTTAGCCATGTGATCCAGAGGCATATGAACAAAGAGAAGGCATCCCAGAACCAAGTGAAACCGGAGGAAGCCCCACTCGGCCGGTCCTCAAGGTCTCGAACCGGCTCCGCGAGACCCAAGAAGAACCCACGGGATGAGAAGTTTTGCACCGTGCACTTCGACCTGCAGGTCCCGGCTCAGCCATCTGCTGCTGGCATGGGCGACGCGGGTGCTGGTCGGCAGAAGATT GTCAGTGGTGGTAATTTCCTGAACCTGCCCAATTCGACGGCGTTACCGCCGGGCACGCAGCAGCATCTTCAGTATCTGCACCCCCAGATGGCGCCACGGGGAGCGATGCCGTACCAGTTTCCTCATCTTCCCTACAGCGGAGGGAACTTGGCACCTGCTGCAGCACTCCAACAGCAG ATGCCGCAGCAGTACATGAGCAACATGGGCTACGCTCCGAGGCCCGGCctcccggcggcgagctcgtcgGCCATGATGAAGACGctccatcagcagcagcagcagcagcagcagcagcagcagcagcagatggggCAGTACCATGTTTCTCAGTACCAGCCGAGGCCGGAcggcgcaccgccgccggcagcgtGGCACAGCATGTCCTCTCTGCGCCCGACGATGGCCATGATCCCTCCCCCGTCGATGCCGCCGCAGATGGAGCTCTTCTACGCGCCGTaccagggcggcggccggcagccaCAGCAGCTCAGGTTGATGTAG
- the LOC120703201 gene encoding vacuolar protein sorting-associated protein 27-like isoform X4 — protein sequence MVTHSCNGKESEDGDHKVALRQKKLKAKSFKWRSSNSDMNKVEAGESDEVYDDTVLCSLSTASFSSLVSQKRLRILGKVAAQCDAVDPPVPRKLRSATKKRVGQFVSASSRHVKKRRNLSAISAQISFVDQKTRFNGSSLFTEEEEVVADVLLSLSQISSPSDLTVDKTTADSSNLNVASTSCSEGATKGGDEIVIPPSAANNLASQATCIDKVVGRTNSVPHANPVSGATDQSSNINPPSSENEQMQDLSLGTVVNLPSPSKDSSNNSTPKLQKVRFDDSQSYAAQKPEAPLWLINSNKSDISPHEREKANNSRAQEIVPVVRTSLPHSPDGYFIKPSSSSKLLTAHKNTTTSEASKFTAPVNQDKSYLQPSLVKNFGSTKAWKRSMIHVYVSHVIQRHMNKEKASQNQVKPEEAPLGRSSRSRTGSARPKKNPRDEKFCTVHFDLQVPAQPSAAGMGDAGAGRQKIVSGGNFLNLPNSTALPPGTQQHLQYLHPQMAPRGAMPYQFPHLPYSGGNLAPAAALQQQMPQQYMSNMGYAPRPGLPAASSSAMMKTLHQQQQQQQQQQQQQMGQYHVSQYQPRPDGAPPPAAWHSMSSLRPTMAMIPPPSMPPQMELFYAPYQGGGRQPQQLRLM from the exons ATGGTCACACACA GTTGTAACGGAAAGGAGAGTGAAGACGGAGATCACAAGGTGGCATTGAGGCAGAAGAAATTGAAGGCAAAGTCGTTCAAGTGGAGATCAAGCAATAGCGACATGAACAAGGTAGAGGCAGGGGAGTCTGATGAAGTATACGATGATACAGTCCTCTGCTCTCTGTCTACAGCAAGCTTCAGCAGCTTGGTTAGTCAGAAAAGACTGAGGATCCTTGGAAAG GTGGCTGCGCAGTGTGATGCTGTCGATCCTCCAGTTCCAAGAAAGTTAAGATCAG CCACAAAGAAGCGAGTCGGTCAATTTGTTTCTGCATCATCTCGGCATGTCAAAAAGAGACGTAATCTTTCGGCTATCAGTGCTCAAATTTCGTTTGTGGACCAGAAAACAAGATTCAATGGAAGCTCg TTATTTACAGAAGAGGAGGAAGTAGTCGCTGATGTTTTGCTGTCCCTATCTCAAATATCATCTCCTAGTGACCTCACGGTTGACAAGACTACAGCAGATAGctcaaatctaaatgttgcttcaacttcttgttcAGAAG GAGCTACTAAGGGGGGTGACGAAATTGTCATACCGCCAAGTGCTGCTAATAATTTGGCTAGCCAAGCTACCTGCATAGATAAAGTAGTAGGACGAACCAACAGTGTTCCACATGCAAATCCAGTGTCTGGTGCTACAGATCAATCCAGCAACATAAACCCACCTTCATCAGAAAATGAGCAGATGCAGGATCTTTCTTTGGGAACTGTTGTGAATTTACCAAGCCCGTCTAAAGACTCCTCCAATAACAG CACACCAAAGCTCCAGAAAGTGCGGTTTGATGATAGCCAAAGTTATGCAGCACAGAAACCAGAGGCCCCTCTTTGGCTG ATAAattctaataaatctgatatcTCGCCACATGAGAGAGAAAAGGCCAATAATAGCAGGGCACAAG AAATTGTGCCAGTGGTCCGGACTTCCCTGCCTCATTCCCCAGACGGgtacttcataaa GCCCTCTTCGTCAAGCAAACTGCTGACAGCTCATAAAAATACTACTACTTCTGAAGCCTCCAAATTTACAGCACCTGTAAATCAGGACAAG TCTTATCTGCAGCCTTCGCTGGTTAAAAATTTCGGCTCAACAAAGGCATGGAAGAGGAGTATGATCCATGTCTACGTTAGCCATGTGATCCAGAGGCATATGAACAAAGAGAAGGCATCCCAGAACCAAGTGAAACCGGAGGAAGCCCCACTCGGCCGGTCCTCAAGGTCTCGAACCGGCTCCGCGAGACCCAAGAAGAACCCACGGGATGAGAAGTTTTGCACCGTGCACTTCGACCTGCAGGTCCCGGCTCAGCCATCTGCTGCTGGCATGGGCGACGCGGGTGCTGGTCGGCAGAAGATT GTCAGTGGTGGTAATTTCCTGAACCTGCCCAATTCGACGGCGTTACCGCCGGGCACGCAGCAGCATCTTCAGTATCTGCACCCCCAGATGGCGCCACGGGGAGCGATGCCGTACCAGTTTCCTCATCTTCCCTACAGCGGAGGGAACTTGGCACCTGCTGCAGCACTCCAACAGCAG ATGCCGCAGCAGTACATGAGCAACATGGGCTACGCTCCGAGGCCCGGCctcccggcggcgagctcgtcgGCCATGATGAAGACGctccatcagcagcagcagcagcagcagcagcagcagcagcagcagatggggCAGTACCATGTTTCTCAGTACCAGCCGAGGCCGGAcggcgcaccgccgccggcagcgtGGCACAGCATGTCCTCTCTGCGCCCGACGATGGCCATGATCCCTCCCCCGTCGATGCCGCCGCAGATGGAGCTCTTCTACGCGCCGTaccagggcggcggccggcagccaCAGCAGCTCAGGTTGATGTAG
- the LOC120703201 gene encoding vacuolar protein sorting-associated protein 27-like isoform X1, giving the protein MADMETREKLVVGQLARRHTIRSGCSSWFPPTAAGGCNGKESEDGDHKVALRQKKLKAKSFKWRSSNSDMNKVEAGESDEVYDDTVLCSLSTASFSSLVSQKRLRILGKVAAQCDAVDPPVPRKLRSATKKRVGQFVSASSRHVKKRRNLSAISAQISFVDQKTRFNGSSLFTEEEEVVADVLLSLSQISSPSDLTVDKTTADSSNLNVASTSCSEGATKGGDEIVIPPSAANNLASQATCIDKVVGRTNSVPHANPVSGATDQSSNINPPSSENEQMQDLSLGTVVNLPSPSKDSSNNSTPKLQKVRFDDSQSYAAQKPEAPLWLINSNKSDISPHEREKANNSRAQEIVPVVRTSLPHSPDGYFIKPSSSSKLLTAHKNTTTSEASKFTAPVNQDKSYLQPSLVKNFGSTKAWKRSMIHVYVSHVIQRHMNKEKASQNQVKPEEAPLGRSSRSRTGSARPKKNPRDEKFCTVHFDLQVPAQPSAAGMGDAGAGRQKIVSGGNFLNLPNSTALPPGTQQHLQYLHPQMAPRGAMPYQFPHLPYSGGNLAPAAALQQQMPQQYMSNMGYAPRPGLPAASSSAMMKTLHQQQQQQQQQQQQQMGQYHVSQYQPRPDGAPPPAAWHSMSSLRPTMAMIPPPSMPPQMELFYAPYQGGGRQPQQLRLM; this is encoded by the exons ATGGCG GATATGGAGACGAGGGAGAAGCTGGTGGTTGGGCAGCTCGCAAGGAGACACACGATAAGGAGTGGCTGCTCCTCTTGGTTTCCTCCAACTGCTGCTGGTG GTTGTAACGGAAAGGAGAGTGAAGACGGAGATCACAAGGTGGCATTGAGGCAGAAGAAATTGAAGGCAAAGTCGTTCAAGTGGAGATCAAGCAATAGCGACATGAACAAGGTAGAGGCAGGGGAGTCTGATGAAGTATACGATGATACAGTCCTCTGCTCTCTGTCTACAGCAAGCTTCAGCAGCTTGGTTAGTCAGAAAAGACTGAGGATCCTTGGAAAG GTGGCTGCGCAGTGTGATGCTGTCGATCCTCCAGTTCCAAGAAAGTTAAGATCAG CCACAAAGAAGCGAGTCGGTCAATTTGTTTCTGCATCATCTCGGCATGTCAAAAAGAGACGTAATCTTTCGGCTATCAGTGCTCAAATTTCGTTTGTGGACCAGAAAACAAGATTCAATGGAAGCTCg TTATTTACAGAAGAGGAGGAAGTAGTCGCTGATGTTTTGCTGTCCCTATCTCAAATATCATCTCCTAGTGACCTCACGGTTGACAAGACTACAGCAGATAGctcaaatctaaatgttgcttcaacttcttgttcAGAAG GAGCTACTAAGGGGGGTGACGAAATTGTCATACCGCCAAGTGCTGCTAATAATTTGGCTAGCCAAGCTACCTGCATAGATAAAGTAGTAGGACGAACCAACAGTGTTCCACATGCAAATCCAGTGTCTGGTGCTACAGATCAATCCAGCAACATAAACCCACCTTCATCAGAAAATGAGCAGATGCAGGATCTTTCTTTGGGAACTGTTGTGAATTTACCAAGCCCGTCTAAAGACTCCTCCAATAACAG CACACCAAAGCTCCAGAAAGTGCGGTTTGATGATAGCCAAAGTTATGCAGCACAGAAACCAGAGGCCCCTCTTTGGCTG ATAAattctaataaatctgatatcTCGCCACATGAGAGAGAAAAGGCCAATAATAGCAGGGCACAAG AAATTGTGCCAGTGGTCCGGACTTCCCTGCCTCATTCCCCAGACGGgtacttcataaa GCCCTCTTCGTCAAGCAAACTGCTGACAGCTCATAAAAATACTACTACTTCTGAAGCCTCCAAATTTACAGCACCTGTAAATCAGGACAAG TCTTATCTGCAGCCTTCGCTGGTTAAAAATTTCGGCTCAACAAAGGCATGGAAGAGGAGTATGATCCATGTCTACGTTAGCCATGTGATCCAGAGGCATATGAACAAAGAGAAGGCATCCCAGAACCAAGTGAAACCGGAGGAAGCCCCACTCGGCCGGTCCTCAAGGTCTCGAACCGGCTCCGCGAGACCCAAGAAGAACCCACGGGATGAGAAGTTTTGCACCGTGCACTTCGACCTGCAGGTCCCGGCTCAGCCATCTGCTGCTGGCATGGGCGACGCGGGTGCTGGTCGGCAGAAGATT GTCAGTGGTGGTAATTTCCTGAACCTGCCCAATTCGACGGCGTTACCGCCGGGCACGCAGCAGCATCTTCAGTATCTGCACCCCCAGATGGCGCCACGGGGAGCGATGCCGTACCAGTTTCCTCATCTTCCCTACAGCGGAGGGAACTTGGCACCTGCTGCAGCACTCCAACAGCAG ATGCCGCAGCAGTACATGAGCAACATGGGCTACGCTCCGAGGCCCGGCctcccggcggcgagctcgtcgGCCATGATGAAGACGctccatcagcagcagcagcagcagcagcagcagcagcagcagcagatggggCAGTACCATGTTTCTCAGTACCAGCCGAGGCCGGAcggcgcaccgccgccggcagcgtGGCACAGCATGTCCTCTCTGCGCCCGACGATGGCCATGATCCCTCCCCCGTCGATGCCGCCGCAGATGGAGCTCTTCTACGCGCCGTaccagggcggcggccggcagccaCAGCAGCTCAGGTTGATGTAG
- the LOC120703201 gene encoding vacuolar protein sorting-associated protein 27-like isoform X2: MAQLGEVFVKKFPRYDAPCGIYMDPHSLMKRCNGKESEDGDHKVALRQKKLKAKSFKWRSSNSDMNKVEAGESDEVYDDTVLCSLSTASFSSLVSQKRLRILGKVAAQCDAVDPPVPRKLRSATKKRVGQFVSASSRHVKKRRNLSAISAQISFVDQKTRFNGSSLFTEEEEVVADVLLSLSQISSPSDLTVDKTTADSSNLNVASTSCSEGATKGGDEIVIPPSAANNLASQATCIDKVVGRTNSVPHANPVSGATDQSSNINPPSSENEQMQDLSLGTVVNLPSPSKDSSNNSTPKLQKVRFDDSQSYAAQKPEAPLWLINSNKSDISPHEREKANNSRAQEIVPVVRTSLPHSPDGYFIKPSSSSKLLTAHKNTTTSEASKFTAPVNQDKSYLQPSLVKNFGSTKAWKRSMIHVYVSHVIQRHMNKEKASQNQVKPEEAPLGRSSRSRTGSARPKKNPRDEKFCTVHFDLQVPAQPSAAGMGDAGAGRQKIVSGGNFLNLPNSTALPPGTQQHLQYLHPQMAPRGAMPYQFPHLPYSGGNLAPAAALQQQMPQQYMSNMGYAPRPGLPAASSSAMMKTLHQQQQQQQQQQQQQMGQYHVSQYQPRPDGAPPPAAWHSMSSLRPTMAMIPPPSMPPQMELFYAPYQGGGRQPQQLRLM, from the exons ATGGCTCAGTTGGGTGAAGTTTTCGTGAAGAAATTTCCGAGATATG ATGCTCCTTGTGGAATATATATGGATCCACACAGCTTGATGAAAC GTTGTAACGGAAAGGAGAGTGAAGACGGAGATCACAAGGTGGCATTGAGGCAGAAGAAATTGAAGGCAAAGTCGTTCAAGTGGAGATCAAGCAATAGCGACATGAACAAGGTAGAGGCAGGGGAGTCTGATGAAGTATACGATGATACAGTCCTCTGCTCTCTGTCTACAGCAAGCTTCAGCAGCTTGGTTAGTCAGAAAAGACTGAGGATCCTTGGAAAG GTGGCTGCGCAGTGTGATGCTGTCGATCCTCCAGTTCCAAGAAAGTTAAGATCAG CCACAAAGAAGCGAGTCGGTCAATTTGTTTCTGCATCATCTCGGCATGTCAAAAAGAGACGTAATCTTTCGGCTATCAGTGCTCAAATTTCGTTTGTGGACCAGAAAACAAGATTCAATGGAAGCTCg TTATTTACAGAAGAGGAGGAAGTAGTCGCTGATGTTTTGCTGTCCCTATCTCAAATATCATCTCCTAGTGACCTCACGGTTGACAAGACTACAGCAGATAGctcaaatctaaatgttgcttcaacttcttgttcAGAAG GAGCTACTAAGGGGGGTGACGAAATTGTCATACCGCCAAGTGCTGCTAATAATTTGGCTAGCCAAGCTACCTGCATAGATAAAGTAGTAGGACGAACCAACAGTGTTCCACATGCAAATCCAGTGTCTGGTGCTACAGATCAATCCAGCAACATAAACCCACCTTCATCAGAAAATGAGCAGATGCAGGATCTTTCTTTGGGAACTGTTGTGAATTTACCAAGCCCGTCTAAAGACTCCTCCAATAACAG CACACCAAAGCTCCAGAAAGTGCGGTTTGATGATAGCCAAAGTTATGCAGCACAGAAACCAGAGGCCCCTCTTTGGCTG ATAAattctaataaatctgatatcTCGCCACATGAGAGAGAAAAGGCCAATAATAGCAGGGCACAAG AAATTGTGCCAGTGGTCCGGACTTCCCTGCCTCATTCCCCAGACGGgtacttcataaa GCCCTCTTCGTCAAGCAAACTGCTGACAGCTCATAAAAATACTACTACTTCTGAAGCCTCCAAATTTACAGCACCTGTAAATCAGGACAAG TCTTATCTGCAGCCTTCGCTGGTTAAAAATTTCGGCTCAACAAAGGCATGGAAGAGGAGTATGATCCATGTCTACGTTAGCCATGTGATCCAGAGGCATATGAACAAAGAGAAGGCATCCCAGAACCAAGTGAAACCGGAGGAAGCCCCACTCGGCCGGTCCTCAAGGTCTCGAACCGGCTCCGCGAGACCCAAGAAGAACCCACGGGATGAGAAGTTTTGCACCGTGCACTTCGACCTGCAGGTCCCGGCTCAGCCATCTGCTGCTGGCATGGGCGACGCGGGTGCTGGTCGGCAGAAGATT GTCAGTGGTGGTAATTTCCTGAACCTGCCCAATTCGACGGCGTTACCGCCGGGCACGCAGCAGCATCTTCAGTATCTGCACCCCCAGATGGCGCCACGGGGAGCGATGCCGTACCAGTTTCCTCATCTTCCCTACAGCGGAGGGAACTTGGCACCTGCTGCAGCACTCCAACAGCAG ATGCCGCAGCAGTACATGAGCAACATGGGCTACGCTCCGAGGCCCGGCctcccggcggcgagctcgtcgGCCATGATGAAGACGctccatcagcagcagcagcagcagcagcagcagcagcagcagcagatggggCAGTACCATGTTTCTCAGTACCAGCCGAGGCCGGAcggcgcaccgccgccggcagcgtGGCACAGCATGTCCTCTCTGCGCCCGACGATGGCCATGATCCCTCCCCCGTCGATGCCGCCGCAGATGGAGCTCTTCTACGCGCCGTaccagggcggcggccggcagccaCAGCAGCTCAGGTTGATGTAG